The genomic segment ACAATTTTGGTGTGACTAATATATTTATGCATAGTCCGTGACAAACTTTTGGTCACTTAGTGAAGCAAACACTATGAACTTGAAACTCCAAGCTATAAGCTGTAAAGAGTTTTAGACACACGCAAACTAATATATAGTAAGGATTGATGCTACTATCATCCCAAATACAGCATGCCACACCTGCTATTCAGCAATTGAGGCATAACGCCAAGCATCTTATAGAATTTAAACAAAGGTTGTCTTAAACTCATCTCTAATTCAGGcttgattatttatttaattgaataaagaTTTCAAAATGAAATTCCCCAAAATTTGCTTGGAATAAAAATGTGCAAGGATGAAAATAGATTGAGCAGCATATACACTAATCAATGGACGAAATTAATTTTCCTTTCACCTTTTTATTCTCTCAACTTCAAGAGGACTGTCCAACTTATTCCCATTTTTCCATGTACAAACAAATGGCATTCTAAAACAGGACATAAGGGTATAAGAATGACCTTTAAGAGAACCATGTTTATTCAGCCTTTGCAATTGATATTGCAGAATAGCAGAATCAAGATATGTTCGAACTTAATTTTCCTTTCACCTTTTTATTCTCTCAACTTCAAGAGGACTGTCCAACTTATTCCCATTTTTCCATGTACAAACAAATGGCATTCTAAAACAGGACATAAGGGTATAAGAATGACCTTTAAGAGAACCATGTTTATTCAGCCTTTGCAATTGATATTGCAGAATAGCAGAATCAAGATATGTTCGAACTTAATTTTCCTTTCACCTTTTTATTCTCTCAACTTCAAGAGGACTGTCCAACTTATTCCCATTTTTCCATGTACAAACAAATGGCATTCTAAAACAGGACATAAGGGTATAAGAATGACCTTTAAGAGAACCATGTTTATTCAGCCTTTGCAATTGATATTGCAGAATAGCAGAATCAAGATATGTTCGAACTGTCTTTCGGTAGGTTCCATTGATAAGCAGTAAAGGTACAGCAGCTGCTCGTCGTGCAACTGCAAAGGCCATTGCTAAGGCAGGATCCTCCGACAGCGGCAACCTGAAGTCATAGTTATGTAACTAGAAAACTAGGGAGAATGCACAATTTCATAAGAACGTGATAAATCAGATCCACAGCATTTTGTTAAGAAAACATTTCACCAACCAAATGCCTAATTAAAGGTAAGGCAAGGAAAGGGTAGaattaaaaattcataacataCATGTGCTGACTGAACATTGGTTTCTGAGAAGGAACTGTCAAGGAAGAAAGGCTGTCCTTTATAGCATTCATATCCACAGGAAGCTGTTTATTGTGCCTAACTTTCTGCAAAAAATAATACAAGGGC from the Phaseolus vulgaris cultivar G19833 unplaced genomic scaffold, P. vulgaris v2.0 scaffold_1083, whole genome shotgun sequence genome contains:
- the LOC137817741 gene encoding uncharacterized protein, giving the protein MRDLRNELQSFEGEEYDESHKKKAIEALKRMESWNLFSDTQEEFKNYTVARDSFLAHLGGTLWGSMRHIVSPSVADGAFHYYEKISFQLFFVTQEKVRHNKQLPVDMNAIKDSLSSLTVPSQKPMFSQHMLPLSEDPALAMAFAVARRAAAVPLLLINGTYRKTVRTYLDSAILQYQLQRLNKHGSLKGHSYTLMSCFRMPFVCTWKNGNKLDSPLEVERIKR